A genomic stretch from Telopea speciosissima isolate NSW1024214 ecotype Mountain lineage chromosome 7, Tspe_v1, whole genome shotgun sequence includes:
- the LOC122669699 gene encoding uncharacterized PE-PGRS family protein PE_PGRS54-like translates to MDEGDGGDRNVGEEFLQSLRRNEDVGFRNGEEDKKIESAAESRGVSIPGVEGGAGGAVVGVGEGKFEQDAGAPGIASRESATSRLEGFQDSSVFRGNELTLKGSGPVLAGGGGMRADLGPLSTTKKGATEGQQVNIPMPSLEMTQQSQIVGLGNVANESYASQLGGGGGAEGNANANGGSGSGGGGGGGTILLVGDLHWWTTDVELEVELNKYGSV, encoded by the exons ATGGATGAGGGTGACGGAGGAGATCGAAACGTAGGTGAAGAGTTTCTTCAGTCTCTCCGTAGAAACGAAGATGTGGGATTTAGAAATGGGGAAGAGGACAAGAAGATCGAGTCGGCTGCTGAGTCCAGGGGGGTTTCAATCCCTGGGGTTGAGGGCGGTGCTGGCGGTGCTGTTGTTGGCGTTGGAGAAGGTAAGTTCGAGCAGGACGCGGGTGCTCCCGGAATTGCTTCTAGGGAATCTGCTACTTCTAGATTAGAGGGCTTTCAAGATTCTTCAGTGTTTAGAGGCAATGAGTTGACCCTGAAAGGGTCGGGTCCTGTGTTGGCTGGCGGTGGTGGAATGAGGGCTGATTTGGGTCCTTTATCCACCACTAAAAAGGGTGCAACTGAGGGGCAACAAGTTAATATTCCTATGCCTTCTCTGGAAATGACTCAGCAATCTCAGATCGTAGGCCTTGGAAACGTAGCAAATGAGAGTTATGCGAGTCAGCTTGGAGGTGGAGGGGGAGCGGAAGGAAATGCAAATGCTAATGGTGGGTCtgggagtggtggtggtggtggtggt gggaCCATTCTTTTGGTGGGTGATCTGCACTGGTGGACAACGGATGTTGAGCTTGAGGTAGAGCTCAACAAGTATGGGTCTGTGTAG